One genomic region from Homalodisca vitripennis isolate AUS2020 chromosome 6, UT_GWSS_2.1, whole genome shotgun sequence encodes:
- the LOC124365611 gene encoding protein timeless-like — translation MDDVEYQTDSEVEDPDYETNPRQWNAHNLLGQPVPLVTWSQELWKVMQLEPSIWLLSALNFHLPTRTGQARIFARIPSEWTVDHLYVVTLILGPLNSGSMKFDPTTLAVMKQHCQAPFTPDQPSIARSGVQSSNSSLFGFFLGSTSMAEWLQKVKHLKTAPKVQPLRESFQTD, via the exons ATGGACGATGTGGAGTACCAGACGGACTCGGAAGTTGAGGATCCTGATTATGAGACCAACCCACGCCAATGGAACGCTCACAACT TGCTAGGCCAACCAGTGCCTTTGGTCACCTGGAGCCAGGAATTGTGGAAAGTGATGCAGCTGGAACCCTCAATCTGGCTGCTATCAGCTCTTAACTTTCACCTACCCACTCGTACCGGCCAGGCTCGGATATTCGCTCGTATACCCTCTGAGTGGACAGTGGATCACCTCTACGTGGTGACCCTCATCCTCGGCCCTCTCAACTCCG GCAGTATGAAATTTGACCCGACAACCTTGGCTGTGATGAAGCAGCATTGCCAGGCCCCCTTTACCCCAGATCAACCCTCCATCGCCAGATCTGGTGTACAGAGCAGCAATTCTTCACTCTTCGGATTCTTCCTTGg ATCTACATCAATGGCAGAATGGCTACAAAAGGTGAAACATCTGAAGACCGCTCCCAAAGTTCAACCTTT AAGGGAGAGTTTCCAGACAGATTGA